The following nucleotide sequence is from Streptomyces pactum.
GAACATCAGCCGACGGGCGTGCGCCCGGGTGCGCACCGTCAGGTTGGCGCGGGAGCGCGCGGGCCGCAGGTAGGCGGCGGAGGTGCTCTGCCGGCGACCGTCGTGGATGGTCCACTCGTGCCGTCCGTACCCCTCGGCCCCGGCTCCGTTGAAGTCGCCGGCGGCCGGGTGCCCCAGCTCGGCGGCGGCGTCGAGGAACGAGACGGACAGCGGGTTGGGCCGGTCCGCCAGGCTGGGGCGGAGGGGGCCACCGGTGCCGCGGAAGCGGGGATCGCCGCCCTCGACGTGCTCCATCCGGCGGAACATCTCCAGCACCGAGGGGTAATCCCAGCCGGTGCAGCCGTCCGCGGCCCAGGCGTCGAAGGTGTGCCGGTGGCCCCGCACGTAGGTCATCACGTTGATGCTGCTGGAGCCGCCCAGGACCTTGCCGCGGGCGCACGCCTGACGGTGCCCGGCGGTGCCCGGTTGCGGCACGGTGGTGTACCGCCAGTCGTGTTCGCCGCCGATCAGGCCGAACCAGGCGGCCGGGTCGTGGATCGCGGGGTCGGTGTCGTCCCCGCCCGCCTCCAGCAGCAGGACCCGGACGTCCGCCGGCTCGGAGAGGCGGGCCGCCACCACCGCGCCGGCCGATCCCCCGCCCACCACGACGTAGTCGTACCCGTCCCCGCCCATACGCTCCCCCGTTCCGCGGGCCGCGGCGCACCGCCACAACCGCAAGTCTGTTCGCACTATAGCGACCGGCGGGGCGCGCCCCGGGCCCCGCGGCGGCCGGTCGGACCACCGTCCGTCGTCTCAACGCGCCGCGAAGCGCGGGTTGTTGGGGGTTTCACGGCGCCGCCCGCCCCGGCCGGCCGCCGCCCCCGCCGTTCCCGGCCGTCCGCTCCCGGGACACCCCGCGGCCCCGGAACCCCGTGCGCGGGCCGGCCGGCTCGGCCGGTACGACGGCCGCCGCCGACCGGGCCGGCACCGGCACATCACCCCGGCCGTGCTCGCCCACGCGGTCCCGGCCGCCGTCGCAGCCCGGGCCGCCGGAGCGGGCCGCGGAAAACGACCCCCACCAGCACCATGCGCATCCCCGCGGCAGGATTCCGCCGTCTCCGGCCGCTCCGCCGCCCCGCCCGCACGACCGCGTGTCCCTGCGCCGGGCCCTTCCGGCGCAGCCGCCGCCACGCCACGGCCCACCGCCGCCACCGACCAAGAGGAACGACTCGGGCGACGACCTCCGCCCGGGGTTCCGGGCCGCCGCCCGGTGTCTAGGCCTCCGCCCGGGACCCGACGTAGGCGGCCATCTCGTGGGCCATCGAATTCCCGGTGAGGGTGGGCAGTCCGACGACCAGGCCGCAGTTCGTGTTGATCTCCAGGACGGCGCGGCCGTGCGGCGGGCCGCCGATGGCGGTGTGCAGGATGTCCACCCCCGCGATCTCCAGCCCGCAGGCCGCCGCGGCCCGGACGGCCAGCCGTTCCGTCGCCGCGTCGGGGGTGCAGGCGGCCAGTCCGGCGCCGGGCAGGCCGCTGTTGGTCCGGAAGTCACCGTCCGGGGCTCGGCGTTCGTAGCAGGCCACGACCCGCCCTCCCACGACGACGACCCGCAGGTCCGTGCGTCCGGCGTCGTCCGCGTACGGCTGCGCGAGCAGCATGCCGCCCGCCCGTGCCGCCGTTGCCAGCTCCTCGTCGATCGCGGCGGCCCCGCGGCGCCTGACCACCCCGGCTCCGCTGTGCCCGGCCAACGGCTTGAGCACCAGGTCGTCACCGTCCAGCAGCGCGACGAGCGCCGCCGCGGTGGTCCCCGGAGCGGCGAGGACCGTCGGCAGGACCGGCACGCCGGCCTCCCGGAGGAGCTGGGTGCAGACCCATTTGTCGCGGCCGGCCCGCTGCGCGGCGACCTCGTTCACGAGGCGGCCGCCGGCGCGGGCGAGCGCCTCCTGCACGGTCAGCCCCCACAGGGCGGAGGCGCGGGAGTGCCCGACGTCCGCCCCCAGCCGCAGGGCCGGCTCGCCGTCCGGCCGGACCACCGGCGTGTAGGTGGCGAGGTGCCTCACCTCGACCGTGTGTCCGAGGGCCCGGTGCGCGGCGACCAGCAACTCCACTCCGTGCTGCGGCTCCTCCGCGACCAGCAGCGCCACCGACACCCGTCCCACCGGTTCCCCTCCCCGCCCGGCGGCACGGGAGGGCTCCGGTGCCGCGCTCCCGGGCAGCATAGGCCGCCCGTCCCGGGCGCCGGCCCGCTCCCCCGTCGTCCTTCCCGAGGTCCCGCGGGAGGGCCGCCGGACTCCGGGCCCGGCACGACTGCCGCTCTCCTGACAACGGGGATGACCATGCCGGGCCGGGCGCCCGGGTGAGCCGGCTCCGGCCCCGACGGTGGCCCGGTCCCGGCGGGGGCCAGGTCCCGACGGGAGCCCGGTCCCCACCCCCTCTCCCTGCGGCGGGCGAAGGCCGCACCGCCGTCCGGGGGAGGGAGCCGCGGGCCGTTCCGGCGCACACCGGCGCGGCCCGGCCGGGGACGCCGGAAACCGCGCGGTGCCGGAGCGTGATCGCTCGGCCTGCGGGAAGACGGGGGCTGTGCGAGGCTGAAGGCACTCTTGAGGCCGGCGGCCCTCGCCCGTGACAGTGGTGGACGGCAGCCCGGCCGTGTCACAGCGGACCGGGACCGGTGACGGGACAGGAGATGACGGCTGTGCCCGAACGCGCGGCGGCCCGGCGGGACGCGACTGCCGAGGCCGAATACGAAGCCCACCTGCGGGGCATCTGCTTCAAGAACGGTCCGCCCCGGCTCGTCGGGGTGGAACTGGAATGGCTCGTCCACGACCTGCGCGACCCGGCGGCCCCCGTCGCCCGCGACCGGCTCGACGCCGCGTTCGTCGCCGTACGCGCCCTGCCGCTGCGGTCGGCACTCACCCTCGAACCCGGTGGCCAGCTGGAGCTCAGCTCCCGGCCCGCCGACTCCCTCACCGCCTGTGTGGAGACCACCTCCGCCGACCTCTCCCTGGTCCGCGAGGCGCTCGCCCGCCACGGCCTCCGGCTCGCCGGCCACGGTCACGACCCGTGGCGCCCGCCGCGCCGCTTCCTCACCGACCACCGCTACACCGCCATGGAGCGGTACTTCGACCGGCTGGGCACCGCCGGGCGCTCCATGATGTGCTGTACCGCGTCCGTCCAGGTGTGCCTGGACGCCGGGTACGCCGAGCCGGGGCCGCTGGGCGCCGGCCGCCGGTGGCGGATGGCCCATCTGCTGGGCGCGGTGCTCACCGCCGCGTTCGCCAACTCGCCGCTCCGCCTGGGGGCGCCGACCGGGTACCGCTCCACCCGCCAGGCCCTGTGGTCGGCGCTGGACCCCGGGCGGACCCAGGCGCCGCCGGACGGGCCGGACCCGCGGTCCGCCTGGGCCGGGTACGTGCTGGACGCGCCGGTGATGTTCATCCGGCCACCGGACGGCGGCCCGTTCCACGTCCCCGACCGGCTCACCTTCCGGGATTGGGTCCGCGGCGGGGCCGACCGCAGGCCCACCGCCGAGGACCTCGGCCACCACCTCACCACCCTCTTCCCGCCGGTCCGGCCGCGCGGTCACCTCGAACTGCGGATGATCGACGCCCAGCCCGGGGAGGACGGCTGGATCGTGCCGCTCGCCGTGACCACCGCCCTCTTCGACGACCAGCAGGCCGCCGAGACCGCCTACCGCACGGTCAAGCCGCTCGCCGAGACGGCCGGCGACGTGCCCGCGCCGCGCAGCCGGCTGTGGAGCAACGCGGCCCGGTCCGGCCTGGCCGACCCCGAGCTGCGGTCCGCGGCCACGCACTGCTTCGCACTGGCCCTGGAGGCCCTGCCGCGACTGGGCGCCTCGCCCGCGATCGTCGCGGCGGTGGCCGAGTTCACCGACCGGTACGTCGCCCGGGGCCGGTGCCCGGCCGACGACCTGCTCACCGGCCCGACCGGGAAGGAGCGCCCGTGATGTCCCGCGACCAGGCCCGTACCGAACCCACCACCGACCCCGAGGCGCTGCGCCGGCGCGCGGCGCGGGTGCTGCACACCGCCCGGGAGCGCAC
It contains:
- a CDS encoding ATP-grasp domain-containing protein; the encoded protein is MGRVSVALLVAEEPQHGVELLVAAHRALGHTVEVRHLATYTPVVRPDGEPALRLGADVGHSRASALWGLTVQEALARAGGRLVNEVAAQRAGRDKWVCTQLLREAGVPVLPTVLAAPGTTAAALVALLDGDDLVLKPLAGHSGAGVVRRRGAAAIDEELATAARAGGMLLAQPYADDAGRTDLRVVVVGGRVVACYERRAPDGDFRTNSGLPGAGLAACTPDAATERLAVRAAAACGLEIAGVDILHTAIGGPPHGRAVLEINTNCGLVVGLPTLTGNSMAHEMAAYVGSRAEA
- the egtA gene encoding ergothioneine biosynthesis glutamate--cysteine ligase EgtA, producing MTAVPERAAARRDATAEAEYEAHLRGICFKNGPPRLVGVELEWLVHDLRDPAAPVARDRLDAAFVAVRALPLRSALTLEPGGQLELSSRPADSLTACVETTSADLSLVREALARHGLRLAGHGHDPWRPPRRFLTDHRYTAMERYFDRLGTAGRSMMCCTASVQVCLDAGYAEPGPLGAGRRWRMAHLLGAVLTAAFANSPLRLGAPTGYRSTRQALWSALDPGRTQAPPDGPDPRSAWAGYVLDAPVMFIRPPDGGPFHVPDRLTFRDWVRGGADRRPTAEDLGHHLTTLFPPVRPRGHLELRMIDAQPGEDGWIVPLAVTTALFDDQQAAETAYRTVKPLAETAGDVPAPRSRLWSNAARSGLADPELRSAATHCFALALEALPRLGASPAIVAAVAEFTDRYVARGRCPADDLLTGPTGKERP